The genomic stretch GGTTATGTTTCAACCGCCAACCTCTGCGGTCTAGGTCGTGTCGATATCCTGACCGGGAGAAGGTAGGGGTAGCCCGAGAGGCTGCCTCTCTCGAGTGCTGTCATTTCCTAAGGCCAGACCATTAGGGAGCTCGGGTACCTTCCAGAACGTTAGACCCAGCGCCCCTCTCCCGCTCCCGCAGACTCGTCTCCACCATGGCCGAGCTGATCCAGAAGAAGCTACAGGGAGAAGTGGAGAAATATCAACAGCTACAGAAGGGTAAGGCAGCAGGGTGCGTGTAGCCTCTCCCCAATCCCTTCTCTCACTGCAAACGCAAAGCCATACTGAAATCATTTTCTTCCCTACTCCCTGACCCGCCGCCCCATCCTCGTCTACTTCCTCAGCTCCATTTTTTTCTAAGGTTGTGGGGGTCGGGTGCCACATTTGATGTCTCTAATCAAGTCTTTCCTCTCACCCACACTTTCTTACCCCCAGACTTGAGTAAATCTATGTCAGGGCGGCAGAAGCTTGAAGCACaactaacagaaaataatatCGTCAAGGAGGTGAGACTGGGATTTGTGGGGCCATAGGGGCCTGTACTGGCAAGGATTCTGATCATATGTGTTCCACCCCATCATCAGGAACTGGCGCTGCTGGATGGGTCCAACGTGGTCTTTAAACTTCTGGGTCCTGTGCTGGTCAAACAGGACCTGGGGGAGGCCCGGGCCACAGTGGGGAAGAGACTGGACTATATCACAGCTGAAATGTGAGTCTTTGTCCCACCACCCTATGATACACCTCACACCACCAGAGTAGCAGTGTTAAGAAACCATTGTAGAGTATCTCTCCAGAGTACCAGGGTCATCCACTTCTCCATTCCCTTTACCATTAACCTCTCCCCTTGCCTCCCTTATATCTCAAGTTGTCCACTGatcttttaactttgtttttattgtcccccaatctttttcttgctttcaacATCCTCAGTGAgtctcattaatttctttttgtttttttgcctctCCTCTCAGTAAGAGATACGAATCCCAGCTCCGGGAACTTGAGCAGCAATCAGAGCAACAGAGGGAGACCCTTGCTCAGCTGCAGCAGGAGTTCCAGCGGGCCCAGGCAGCAAAGGCAGGGGCTCCTGGAAAAGCCTAACCCCatggttggggggagggagggaaaccaggCAGCTCTAGGATCTAGACTGTAGctaataaaatatggaaataccTGGCTGTTTTCTGACCAGCCACTTCTGTCATAATtgtctccatcctttcccctggCCCCTGACCACCTGTTACCTCAGGTTCAAATTCTTGCAACAGAAAATCTGACACAGCAATCCATCCTTTCTTGAGACTAAAATCTGCAACATCTCAAACCTGTTTCTTATCTGTATATAAAATGCAAACTCTCCCTGATCTTGGTTGGCATTCCCCTTTAGGAAACATCAGGTCATTTACAATTCAATAATTGCTGGGAAGATGTTAAAGAACTCAGTTCTCTGACTTGAGACCCCAGGATGAAAGGTGGTGACTGTCTATGCTATGTCTTGTTACCTCTGAATGGCCCTGGCATCttagttcttttctctctcttcctagaATTGGTATGAATGTAGCTTGGACTGATGTGAAATCCCAACACATGCTTTGTGATGTAAGTCCTCCAAGTTTGTACATTGTCCACAAagttcttccatttctttgtccTAAAATTGTTCTTTACAAATTTGTAGCCAGGGGAGTTCTTTGTAGTGATCACTTTATTTGGGTGGCTAGTACTTGACATGGGTCTGTGACAAC from Phyllostomus discolor isolate MPI-MPIP mPhyDis1 chromosome 4, mPhyDis1.pri.v3, whole genome shotgun sequence encodes the following:
- the PFDN6 gene encoding prefoldin subunit 6; this translates as MNTEERTLVSTMAELIQKKLQGEVEKYQQLQKDLSKSMSGRQKLEAQLTENNIVKEELALLDGSNVVFKLLGPVLVKQDLGEARATVGKRLDYITAEIKRYESQLRELEQQSEQQRETLAQLQQEFQRAQAAKAGAPGKA